CAGAGGTAGGGATTTCGCCTCGAACTCCTTGTACTAGTTTGTTTATATAGTTTCCACTTCCCATGAGGATTCGTCTATGTAGTCATTAAAAATTTTGTTGAAAATTGGGTCGAGAATTGGATCCAATGTTTTTGGAGAATAGGAAGTAGTTATTCTTTGAAAATCAATCCTATCCGAAACCGGTGCGGTCAATTCCCCAAACTTGCTGAGTGCCTGATTGACGCTGTCCAGCGTTTCATATTTCACCGAAGTTTTCACTCGGTTTGGAATCAAAATGATTTTGCTCTCCGGGTTTATCTTTTTGACCACATAGCAAAATTCAAAAGTGCTTGTCACGCTGTATTCATCGTAACAAAAGGGACATATGATCAACCCTGAATCTTTAAAAACCTGTACCAGATTGTCATCATCCATCGTCCCTGCCAGGTCAATGACAGTAAGCAGGTTTGGATTCCGAGTTGCTACCTTGCTGATATTCCGGAAACCTGAAATTTTCGATAGCTCTACTTCATACAGCTTCTCATTTTCCAACAGGTCAGAATTAAGGTGCTTGTTATACAAAGACTGCTGAAAATCCATATCGATGACTTTCACCTTCCTATTCTTCTTTTGGACTGAAAAGTTGGAAAAGAGTGCTGCCAAGGTACTTTTACCGACGCCTCCTTTCTGATTGGCAAATAGAATGATCATGGTTATTTTTTTATCTGGTGATTTCATTGTCTCCATTGCGTTTTTTCCTCCTTTTCCTTCCGTGGGCAGCCTCATCATCTTCGTCATTGGCTACATGTAGTATGGGTATCAAGTCGAATTCGTCTTGGCTTTGTCCTGAAGAATGCTCCTCGGATAGGGCTAAATACTCGTCCAAAGCCTGTAGTTGCTTTGACTGAAGAATATCCTTGGTGGAAAGAATTCCTTGTGAGGTATTCAGGTAAGTATCTCCTTCTCTCCGATCAAACCTTAGTGAATGATGCTCTAGTCCTTGCTGGATAGTGGAAAAGTCATTGAATGCTGATCTTAGCTTTACCTTACCTTCAATGAGATTAATTGCCTTGGACTTGTCAGTTTGAAATTCTTGCTGTTTCCCTTCCGCTTCAAGCAAGCGCTTGATTGGAAATACCTCACTTCCTTTGAACACAATCTTATTGGCATTGTCTATCAGTGAATAGCCGTAAGGTGTCTTTGCATCCTTTCCATGAAAAATCAATTGAACACCAAACTTGGCAGAAAGGAAATCCCCTAAATCCGAGCGATAACCAAGATGCTTAGCTGATACACTCCCGTGTTTCGGTTCAAATAATGGAATTGGGTCAGTTTTGTAGATTTTGGAATACTTATCCAGAATTGCTTTTAGCTGATTTGCCCTAGTCTTATCCAATACATAGGACTTGAGCTTTTGATTAATTTCAGAAATAGGGATTCGCCCCTGGACCGATCCGTATTTGATCAATTCCAGTTGTTGATTCGTTTCCTTGAGCTTGTATCCAAGATTCTCTAAGAGCATCATTCCCTGAGCTTTTGTACTGAATCTGAATTCTTGAAGTGCATCAGTTGTTCTATTTGCCTCTTGTTTTGGATTCAATCTCATGATCTCATTGATCGCTTCCTGAGCTCTTATTTTTTCAAAAGAATCATTGATCTTCTTTCCTTCCTTATCAATTCTTGAGGACACTATATGGACATGGTTATTGGCCGTATCCTTGTGAAAAACTATCAGGAACGGATTCTGCCCATAGCCCATTTTATCTACCCACTCATGCGCAATATCAGTCAGCTCCTCTTTTATATATTCTCGCTCCTTGCAGCTGATCATGGCATGAAACTGCTTGTCTCTGACTATGGAATTTCGATTAGAGTGAGCAATCAAAAAGTTCTTCACCTCATTCGGACCTATTTCTTTGGTGTCCTGGAGATACCCAAAATTGAGCAACCTCATCAGTTCCCCTTTTTCATTTTGGGTTTTATTGGTGTTGTAGGTCACGCCCTTAAAGCTGCTCGTGCTGGAAAGAATTTTAGCCCTCATCTGATTGCTTGATAGATTTGTTTCAAAAGCCTGTTCATAAAATCTCGGTGCTCGATATGCTTTGACATTAGCGTGGTATGATCTTTAAAAACAGAGGGAGAAATTTTGTCCCTATAGGTATTGGCATGTTTTGCCAATTGGTTGATATTATTGTTCACCCTAGCCTGTTCTGAGACTAGTTTTTCAATTGAATTCAAGAGTCCAGTGAGGTCAATGATTTTGGCATCTTCGCTGCTCAGCTTTATCCTGATCAATTGACTCAATGACATCTTTAGTGACTGACTTTCCTCTTTCAATCGGGTATAGATCTCCGGTTTTAACCTGACAGATACCCAAGAAAGATTCTCTCTTTTCTCTTTCATGGCTGCGTGTTAGCAGGAGTAAAGAATTGGAATTGTGCGGTGAAAAAAAATACCTAGAAATGCGCAAAAATGACAAATAGGCATATATGCGTATATAGAAATATATATACGCATATATGCCTAGAGCGCGGGTTTACACCCAAATATTTGAATTATGAATAAGCGTTTAGCGAGTTGATCAATTCCACCCGGTTTTTACTCTCAGATTTTTTGTAAATCGCCTGAAGGTGTTTATTTACCGTTCTTTCTGAAATAAAAAGTATATCTGCGATTTCTTTGCTTGTCAAACCTTGAGCTGCCTGTTCCGCAACTTCGCACTCTCTTTTGGTCAACCCCAATTCCACACACCTTTGGTTGAAAAAAGCACTTTGATCAATTTGAGTCTTCTGATCAAATCCATTCAATTTTTCAAAAGCCTTTCTGTTTTCGTAAATCTTATTTCTTATAAACAAAAAGGTAATGATGATAAAACCAATATTAGTGCATAAAACCTCAAAAAGTTGAGATGCATCTACATAGCTAAATACAGGTAGCAATACCCAAGGACACATTGCCATATATGTCAAAACCGCTTCCACAGGATTTTGTGTGCCCTTGAACTTTTTCCTTATACAAAGAAAAATTTTGACATCTAGGTAAATGGCATAGGCCAATGGAATTGCCAAGCCGTACCAAATGGTGAAAGGCAAATCATCAAGCAAAGGAAGACCTATCAAAAAGAATAAGACGAATGGAGTTATAAGGAAAATCCATATGCCTACTTTGGAATCCCATTTCAATTCATCTAAACCAAAAACCCGGTAGAAATAGTATGGAAAAAAAGCTCCCATCACAAAGCCAGATCCATAGGCAAGATTTAATTGAACCTTTTCAGAAAATGGCAAATTTGGATCTGGGTATAAACCTCCTGTAATATTGTAAAGAATCAATAACCCCAACAAAATCAGATAATATTTACGATTCTTATCAGCAGGATTTTGGAGGTAAAAAACCAATTGCGATACGAAAAATAATACCTCGCATACTACGAAAATAAACGTCACAATATGCATATCTGAGCCGAATACGGTCATATCAAATCCTTTCTATAAAAGTTAAACAAGAAGCCAAATTGATTTGAAGAGGAATAAACTGAAAATCCCAATTCCTCATACCACTTGAAATTGCGCTCAGTTGATGTTTCCAAACAGACTGGTAGATTCCTTGCTTCTGCCATGTTCAGAATAGAATTCATGAGATTGGAGCCCTCTCCTTTTCCCTGGCTTTCTGGATCTACACCAATAAACCAAACATAGAGGAAAGGTTCTTTAGGCTGAGTTTCTTCAATGCTTGATTCCCGTTTTAGCACTTGCGGGATTTTAGGTATTCCAATTCCTTGAAGGGCCAATTTCAGATCCCAAACCCATAATTTAAAGGGCTTGCTCTTCTGATCTGAATATTTAATCAAAGCGCAAGAATTACCGGAATCAGAAACAAATACTTCCCCATTTTCCAAACAGTTTTCTAAACTGTACTCCATGAGAATTTTCCTTCCTTTTTCAGTTTGCCCGACTACAAAGTCCACGGACTTATTCCCTTTAAATGACTCTACTAAAATGTTGATGATTTTTTTCCGATCCTGTTCGATGAATTTTCTCATGAATAAGTCTTTTAAAATTTAACCGAGTTGCGAGGTGAAATCCCTCCATTTTGGATGATTCTGCCAAGAATCTCTAAAAGGGCAAGTTCGTGTTTGGGAGAAAAATTCGTCAGAATTTGTGTCACAAATACACAACTTGCATGGCACACGCAAAGGATGCCTTAGCCCTCATTTTCTACAAAAATCCTGTTACTAGTTCAACGGTTCAAAAGCCGTCGCCGTATCGCAAAACCATAAAAGTTTAAAATTGAATTCCAACTCTTAAGATTATTGACTTGAAGCTTTGCACTTCTTTCATAATATATCTAGATATTCCTATATCTGAATATATATCTGTATATCCAGACATACCAAATCTCAGAAATACAGTAAAACAGTTTCGAAATACACTTATAAGCATATATTTGCCAAATAATGCCATTTCGTAAACTGGAAGAAAGAAAACCTATTCTTTTCTCCAAATTCAAATGGATTCTGATCATGATAAATCACAGAAATTGGATAATATGTAGATGCAGACTTGACTATTCCGTGTGAATATATCTACATATACAAATATATGGTTTTGCGATATTTTTGAAAATTATATAGCTTTAAAAAAAGTAAAAACTGACTACTAGTGACTGAAAATCAGCGAATAAAAATCATCCGAAAATTTTTAGGTATGACCCAAGTGGATTTTGGTGCATCCATAGGATTGACGCAGGCTGGATATTCAGATATTGAAAGAGGTAAAAACAATGTCTCCGGCAAAATAAAAATCATGCTGAAGCAGGTGCACAATGTGAACTTAACTTGGCTGGAAAGCGGTGAAGGAGAAATGATGGACTCCACCATCCCAAATGAGGAATGGAGTCCTGAAAGATTTGCTGATGACCAAAAACAGATCGAAAACCTAAAAGTAGAAATCGAACGACTCAACGCTGAAAACAAACTTTACCGTGAACTTCTGGATTCCAAACTCAAGATAATAGCGACTTTGGAGGAGAGGTTTGGAAAGGGGTAGATGGATCAGTATTTGGCTACATCGAATTACTTATTTTTGCTAGGCGCGCAACGAAAACCTAGTTGTCAGCTTTCGTTTTTTTATGGTCAATATGACTTCTGAAAATTGAATCCGCAAGTCTAGTACCTGTGGATGCTAGCTTAGACAATACTTTTAATTGTTCAGCGCAGGCAATGCTATCTGTTTTTACAGGGTAGTTAATAGAATGATCAATTTCGCCCCAAATTTCTTCGAATAAGGTTCTTACTTGAATTTCACAACAAAAAACATTTTCTTTTGGATTTGGCTTAATAACATAATGAACGCTTGTGTAACTATCTTTTCGATTGGATTTTATGCCTAGTTTTTCGAATTCTTCAGACATATCTGGATCCCATGTATAGGCCTTTGGTGGTTCATATAAAGTCCATTCACCATTGTCAATCTGCTTCATTATTTCATTATGAATTATTCCAAATTGGTCAAAATATAGGTGTAGTACTCTAACGCCAATCAAGTCTGTAATTTCATTAAACAAGTTGTCCGTAGTAATCTCCTTCCCCTTTTCACTTTCCTTTCGGACTAATTTTTCTTCTAAATGATTTACATCCTTTAATCTGGACTTAACAGAATGAACAACTGATAAATGATCACTAAATGCAGGGTTGTTTTCAAAGAAATCCTTTACTCTTTTCCTGAATGATTCAAGTTGAAATTGAGTCGTAGGGTTTTGATAAAATGCTAATACCTCATCAAATTTATTCATATCACAAATTATTTAAGCGCTCAATAAGGGAATGTGCAAATGCGATATATTTCTCCTTGGTTTCTCTATATCGTCCATAACTTCCTTGATTGATGGGTTCAATCTCCCTTTCGATTAACCAATCTCTGTTGTTTTTATAGAGGTTGGAATACTTATCAGGAACTTCCCACATAGGACAATTTAGACTTTGAGCAACAGAAGGAAAGGTATTATGTGAGTGAATAACAGCATCACCCCCAATTGGCTGTTCAATTTGTTCCTTTGATAAATGAACTCGATTTGATTCTTTGATGAATTCCTTGATAACTTCTGGTATTTTTTGGACATAAGAAAAATGTGCTTGAGCTAGGTCATACTCGTTTTTATCTGTGCTATATTTTTTAGCGTTGTATATAGTGTAACCAAGAAATTGCACAAATTTTTCGGGGAATTTGGTTCGTTTGTCTGATGAAATTAGATTATAAATTGTTTCAAATTCTCTTTGCCAAAGGTTTAAAGATGAACCAATGTTTCTTATTCCGTAAAGACTGAACATATCAGGTTGTGCTGGAATGAAAAAACCATCTACCGTAGATATAATTGTCTTATTTAAAATCCCTAAACTAGGTGAAGTGTCTATTATGATGTAGTCGTAGTTATATTTTGCAGAATATAAATTGCATATTTCACGAATTTTCGTAATTGTTCTAATTGCGAGATTATCACTTTGATATGCTCCACTCCATCTTTCTGCGAGTTTGTTTTCAAACTTATGAATCGAAAGTCTGCCAGGTATTAAATGGAGGTTTTGTGCCAATTCTACTGGTGGTGGAATAATATCAAAATCACTTAAACCGTCTTCTGTTGGTTTTAAAAGAAAATGAATACTTCTTGGTTTTTGAAGAAGTTCATTGTTCGCATTGAATTTTTCGAAATCATCCACGAACTCATCTTCTTCTAGCCAAATCTTATGTAGTTCTTCTGTATCAATTCCGCAGATTGTAAGGTTACATTGAGGGTCAAGGTCTACCATCAACGTTTTTTTTCCAATTTCATTCAAGGCGTGGCCTAAATGATATCCCAAAGTTGATTTTCCAACTCCTCCTTTATTATTAAATAGCGATATTATTTTCATATTTTGTTTTTTAATGAAAGCTACCGGTTTGTGCAAAAAATTGGCGCGTTTAAAAGTACTTAAATGTCGGCCGAAGACAAAGCTGGCTGATTGGCCCTAACCTTTCGTTTGGCCGTCAACCTGCGCTATTTTTTGCACTTTGTTGGGGGTAATTATTTATTAAATACTTCAAAAATCATTTTCAAAATTTGGTCAATTCCTGTCCAGTCATAATTCTGCATTAATTCCGGGTTTGACTTGCAAGCTTTTATTCTCTTATCAAACTTTTTTTGAACTGTAGCTTTATCTACAATTTCACCTTGATATTTTTTTAATGCGGAATCAAAGCCTTTCCATTGGATCGGAATTAGTTTTTGCTTATCAGTTAAAGTATCCTCTCCTAGATACATTTCAATGCTACCAGCAAGTCCATTAATATTCATTGTTGTTATTCCCGTAGGGCCAATTGTTGGATAATCTTCTAAAAAATCAAAAGGAGGGTATTGTACGATTCTAATGTTCTCTGGAATTCTTGTTTTTGAGAGTCCTCGAATCGCAGATTCTGCAGCAGTATCATTGTCAAATAGTGCAATAATTTTATTCCGTATATCTGCACCAACAAAGGATTTTATGCTTGCAACTAGTGAACTTGCGCTTCCAGAGGCATTTGATATACCAAAATCCATAAATGAATAATATCCTGCTAAGTGAGGGTAAAGCAATTCGAGGGAGTTTTTAAGAATTTGGATATCGGAAGAGCCCTCTGTTAGGATTAGAAATTTATCTCCTATTTCATAGTCATAAGTAACGGCCTCAATTACTTCGTCATAAACAGATTCAGGTTCGTCCTCATAGTATCCTGCCTCAACTAACTCAGTAATATCGTAGGTTACTTTCTCATCAGGTTTGGCGAGTTCTAATATTGCTCTTAATAATGTTCTTTGGTCATAATCGTAGGGGAATTTGTCAAGTCCATATCGTTCTTCAAGTAGATAATTAACAACAGGGTTCTTGGAAATAGGAGTTTTTTCATCAGGAGAAAACCCATATTCATTTTCAATGATTTCTTTTGAGGCTTCTAAAAAATCCGACAAGCTAGAATTATTCAGAAGTTCTAATTCTGTATTTAACCTGTTGGTCATTGATTCACTGCTATTGAAGTTCGGGTCTGCCAACCATTCCTTGAGTCTTTCTACTGATTCTTCTTTAGAGTTCTCAAAAGCTTCTTCAACTCTATTCATTGTAAACCCAATTACATTTAGTCTGTCCTTGAGATTTTTAGCAGTACTTACATATTGAATAGCTCTTTCGGTTTCTTCAGCCTCGTCATCCCTTCCGTAAAGTAGCTTAAAACGATCACCTACTTTTCTATCAAATTCAACCAAGTCCTCCGGTTGAAATACAGATAGGAGGAATGGGTCAACTTCATTTTTTGTAGTTGCTATTGGAAATTTTGAAATATATAATTCACAATATGACCCCATCTTTTTTAGTTACCCCCAACTATTGTATATTCCCAAAGGAGATATCTCTCCATTATGGGTTGATATCCTTAATTAGTTGGTGATATTTCCCATTTATTTGACACCCATACTTATCTCATTTCTACTTTAAAAAGACATTTTAGATAAATGGCACCATCAAGAAAAGGATTATTCCAAACAAAAAAAATACCCTGTACTGAAATAGCCCCAAAAAGTTAGACACTATTTGAAGGCAATTTTATGAAAGGTAAAAAGAAGTATTCTGTCCTCTTTAGGAAAGAGGCAGTTGATCAAGTGATCCACGATAAGCGATCAGTATTTAAAGTAGGTCAGGATTTAGGAGTTGATAAATCTCTTATTCGTAAATGGGTTCTCTTGTATCAAAAACACGGAATTATGGGCCTTATGCCTATTTCAAATAGAGAATATCCTCCTGCATTCAAGGTCAAGGCTATTGAGACCATGCGAAAGAAGTCGTTATCTTTATTGGAGACCTGTATTCAGTTTAATATTCGAAGTCCTGGTTCCTTGGTCAAATGGATAGCTCTTTATGATGAAAAAGGCTCTGAAGGTTTAGCAAGGAAACAAAGTGAACCAAAATTTCCCATGGCCAAAAGAATCAAAAAGCCCAAAACCAAGGAAGAAGAGCTCCTGAAGGAATTAGCTTCCCTGAGAGCTGAAAATGCATATTTAAAAAAGCTCCATGCCTTAATTCAAGCCGACAAAGAGAAAGAAGAAAAGCGGAAGTCATCCAGGAATTAAGGCAGTCTCATGCATTATCAGATCTGTTAGTGCATGCTGGGATGGCCAGAAGTACCTTTTATTATCACATAAAACAATCCAGAAAGCCGGATAAATATCTGGAAGCCAAAAAGGCTATTTCCAGGATCTATAAGGAACATAAAGGGCGAATGGGCTACAGGCGCATCAAATTTCAACTTAGAAACGAAGGCATGATTCTCAACCATAAAACAGTTTTGAGATTGATGCAGGAATTGGGAATCCAGAGTTTGATTCGGACAAAAAAATACAAATCCTATAAGGGGGAAATGGGTAAAGTCGCTCCAAATCTTTTAGAACGCAACTTTAAAGCTTCTATGCCAAATGAAAAATGGGCTACCGATATTACGGAGTTTAAAGTCACTGACAAGAAACTCTACTTGTCTCCGATCATTGATATGTTCAATGGAGAGATCATCAGTTATACCATGTCAGAAAATGCCAAATTAAAGCCTGTAATTGATATGTTAGAGCAAGTGGAACGCCCTATTGCGAAGGAAAAACCGGTAATTATGCAATCAGACCAAGGATGGCACTACCAAATGAAATTGTATCAGGATACATTACACAAAAAGAACATTGTCCCAAGTATGTCCCGAAAAGGAAATTGCTTGGACAATGCGATAATAGAAAATTTCTTTGGAACCCTTAAATGTGAATTGTTCTATCTAAAAAAGTACAATTCAATCAATGAGCTGAAAAAAGAAATCAAAGAATACATCCATTATTATAATCACAAAAGAATCCGATTAAACCTGAATGGAATGAGTCCAGTGAGTTATCGAATCCATTCACTAAATTCAACATAACAAGAAAAAAATGTCCAAAAATCTGGGGCTAGTCTAGTACTGGGTATTTTTGTATATAAAATGAGAAAAACTGAATGAATCACTGTCTAATTTGATTTCCAGTGACAACATGAGACTTCAAAAGCTCATTCAAATCCTCAAATCCCATATATCGACACCTTTGATCGGTGACTTCTGTTTGAAATCTCCATATTACTTCAACATCTCTAGGATTAATTTCGAGAGTCGATATCAGCTTCTCAAATTTATCTCTGCTACCCTTTAGCATCTTCAAGTCCCAATCAGTAGAAATTGCATTGTTACGGCAATAATGGTATAGTTGGGCTGCTTTCATAAAAAATCTCGTGTACTTTTCACCGGTGGCATCGTTATCCAAATAAAGGTCCACCACCTCATATTCTGCCAAAACATCCAGGATCAGACTTAATTTTAAATTGGCAGTACTGTTCAAAATAATGGCTTTGAAATCAGTTGCTCTTGACAATTTCAAGTGACTCAGAAAGTCAAACCAACCTTCGAAGATTTTGATCCTATCAGGAGTTCCAAGAATCTGGATAGAAATACCTCCTCCTAAAATATTCCCTTTGAAAATGGAAGATCTAAGCACCCATCCACCAGATTCATTGGGAAAACCGACAGCGAAGTACTTTTTCCCTTTATTTTCCCAATGTACTTCCTTAGCAAAATTGGAAATCTCATCAGGCTCTAGCCCCCTGGTTCGTATGTAATTGACCAAAGCTGGATGAGAAACCTTCTTCACACTTTCAATCTTAATCTTTGGAGCAGCTTTAGGCTTATTCTTTGGAACCCCTGTTCTCTCTGTTGGCAAATCAGAAAGTTGCTCAACTGACTGGGCAAAGGTTTTATTTTCGAAAACCTGAACAGCTTCCAAAACATCACCTCCTCTTCCTGCAGCATGATCATACCACACATTGGTTCGATGATCCACTGCAATGGAACCGGTCCTCTGTGAAAGAAAACCAAAGAAATGCTCCTTTCCTTGCATCCCTTCATATTTCAGTGCTCCGGCACTCACTAAGCCCTGAAAGTAATCTATAATAGAGAAGTCCCTTTTGATTCGACTTGCTTCATGTTTTAAATCAGAATAATTCATGGTTGTTTTGTGTTTAAGTGTTTTGATTAGTTGAAAAAGACAGTTGATTTACAGCCACTTGAAATCATTAGCTTTTTTTCTTTTGCTGACATTTGACAGAAATACATCAAAAAGAATAAGAAGGGTAGGAGGTATAGGAATTCGTACGGTTCGTACACCTCGTACCCCTCGTACCCCTCGTACAGTACGATTCGTTCGAATCCGACTATTCCTCGATTTCAGCCTGTTTCAACCACTTTCGCACGGCTCCTTCTGATACACCCAATTCCATGGCGATTTTCACATTCGAATAGCCATTCTTTTTCAGTTCAAAAGCTTTATTCTTTACTTGGGCTTTATCAGCTGCATCGAAGTGCTTTAGATGCTCTGACTCTTTGCTATATTCTAAAAATTTGAAAGAACTGAAATTAGACTCCTTGCCGATTTTGCAGACCACTACATTCTCTGAAGGAAATTGAAATGCTCCGTACCGGACTTTAATCTGTTTCAAATATTTTATCGAAGGATCTTTTTGACTCTCGCCTACTGCGAAGCAGGAGTCAATAAGATTGATAAAACTCTTACTTCCCTGAATATCATTCCTACTGATGGGAGCGAACAAATTCCTCTTGGGAGTATGAGCAATCAACAAGATCGACCAGCCATACATCTTCTTTAGGTTGTTTAGCCGAATCAGAAACGGAGTAGTATTTTTTGCTTTTTCATTGTCAGAAATGACACAGGACAGATTATCGATCACCAGGATCTTTGCCCCGGACTCAGTAGTTTGGCTTTCAATCTCACGAAAGAGAAAGGATTCGTAATCTTCTACCGATTCATCATACCCGTATGGGTTGATTTCAGCTCTTAAAAAGTGCTCACTGAATTCGAAATGGTCAAACAAGATGTCTTTATCCCTATCGTGTTGGGCATATCGCATTTCAAATTGCTTGGCTGTCAATTCCAAGTCAAAGTAAATTACTTTGGATTCAGGAAGTTCCATTTCGAGGCCTAACGTTGAAGTGCCTTTTGTCACACTATCGATGATTTGAACTGCAAGTAGAGATTTACCCTGATTCGTATCGGCAAAGAGGATACAGAGCTCTTCTTCATACCAAAATGGGCCAAATATCTTTTTGGGAATTGGTTTACTTTTGGCTTCGTCTATCCACTGGTTCGCGGATTTGATGGTTAAAAATTCACCATTTTTGGGAGCCTTTAAATTAGATTTTTGATTTACTGAAGTCATACTTTTTGGCATTAAGATTCCAGGCAACATTATTTCCCAATGCTGCTATTAATTATTTAAGAATAAATTGATTAGATCAGTTGATCACCAAGAGTTGGCGCTGATTCGGGAGAGATGAAAAAGTTGGGAGATCAGTCTTGCCTAAGTTGACTTTGATTGAAAGTTTTACCAATTTAGTACACACTTTTAATAACAGAAGGTTAAAAGACAACTTGGAACTGCCCACTGGCTTTTTCAACAAAAGGAAAGGATGGCCGTCCTTTCCTTTTTAATTTTCAAACTCTCCAGCATAAAATCTTTCCACCTCTCTCTGGTGGATAAAGCGTCTTTTCCCTCTGAACATGGAGCGAAATTCCTCTCCCCTAGATTCAGAAACGGACTCCATTTTGGAAATGGAGTAATGAGATTTCACACCTGTAGCCTCCATAAATTCCTGAAGTGATAACCATTCGTTTTTGATTGATTTGTCGGAATCCCCCGAACTCATGTTTGCGATTTTTTCTTCCAGCTTGTTAAACTTTTCTTCAAGCCATTTTTGGCTAACAGCTGAGAACGGAATAAAAGTGTCTTGATTCATCTTGTTTTGAGTTTGATTTACTCAAATATAGACAAAAAATATAAAATCGGTCACTCGTGTCCTATTTTTTAAAGAATTAAATATTTATTGGCTTCAAATGATAGAAATGGTGCATTTCGGTATCAAATTTCTCATTCAGCCATTTTTTTAATTTCGAAGATACTCCTTCACCTTCGTCATCTGCCATCCTGAATTGCAACCTAGTTACCTCAGGCCAATTAAGAGACTTGTACTCTAAATAGTAATCAAAGACTTCCTTGACGGCAGGGATACTCATAATCCTACTAAAAAGCTCCAAATCAAGATGACGTAAAGCTGACAAGAACCGAACTGGTCCAGCCACTACATACAACTCAGCTAAATCCTGATTGATATTCCAAAGGATCTCCTTTACCTCTCTGTCCTCAAAAATGGAATCAAAATAGTCAACGATCCTTTCCAAGGTTATCTTTTCATAGGCATCATTTACTATCATAGATGGAATAAACTCTACTTCCAAAGAATCCTC
This genomic window from Algoriphagus sp. TR-M9 contains:
- a CDS encoding toprim domain-containing protein, coding for MNYSDLKHEASRIKRDFSIIDYFQGLVSAGALKYEGMQGKEHFFGFLSQRTGSIAVDHRTNVWYDHAAGRGGDVLEAVQVFENKTFAQSVEQLSDLPTERTGVPKNKPKAAPKIKIESVKKVSHPALVNYIRTRGLEPDEISNFAKEVHWENKGKKYFAVGFPNESGGWVLRSSIFKGNILGGGISIQILGTPDRIKIFEGWFDFLSHLKLSRATDFKAIILNSTANLKLSLILDVLAEYEVVDLYLDNDATGEKYTRFFMKAAQLYHYCRNNAISTDWDLKMLKGSRDKFEKLISTLEINPRDVEVIWRFQTEVTDQRCRYMGFEDLNELLKSHVVTGNQIRQ
- a CDS encoding HEPN/Toprim-associated domain-containing protein, which translates into the protein MGSYCELYISKFPIATTKNEVDPFLLSVFQPEDLVEFDRKVGDRFKLLYGRDDEAEETERAIQYVSTAKNLKDRLNVIGFTMNRVEEAFENSKEESVERLKEWLADPNFNSSESMTNRLNTELELLNNSSLSDFLEASKEIIENEYGFSPDEKTPISKNPVVNYLLEERYGLDKFPYDYDQRTLLRAILELAKPDEKVTYDITELVEAGYYEDEPESVYDEVIEAVTYDYEIGDKFLILTEGSSDIQILKNSLELLYPHLAGYYSFMDFGISNASGSASSLVASIKSFVGADIRNKIIALFDNDTAAESAIRGLSKTRIPENIRIVQYPPFDFLEDYPTIGPTGITTMNINGLAGSIEMYLGEDTLTDKQKLIPIQWKGFDSALKKYQGEIVDKATVQKKFDKRIKACKSNPELMQNYDWTGIDQILKMIFEVFNK
- a CDS encoding AAA family ATPase codes for the protein MTSVNQKSNLKAPKNGEFLTIKSANQWIDEAKSKPIPKKIFGPFWYEEELCILFADTNQGKSLLAVQIIDSVTKGTSTLGLEMELPESKVIYFDLELTAKQFEMRYAQHDRDKDILFDHFEFSEHFLRAEINPYGYDESVEDYESFLFREIESQTTESGAKILVIDNLSCVISDNEKAKNTTPFLIRLNNLKKMYGWSILLIAHTPKRNLFAPISRNDIQGSKSFINLIDSCFAVGESQKDPSIKYLKQIKVRYGAFQFPSENVVVCKIGKESNFSSFKFLEYSKESEHLKHFDAADKAQVKNKAFELKKNGYSNVKIAMELGVSEGAVRKWLKQAEIEE
- a CDS encoding IS3 family transposase → MFKKAPCLNSSRQRERRKAEVIQELRQSHALSDLLVHAGMARSTFYYHIKQSRKPDKYLEAKKAISRIYKEHKGRMGYRRIKFQLRNEGMILNHKTVLRLMQELGIQSLIRTKKYKSYKGEMGKVAPNLLERNFKASMPNEKWATDITEFKVTDKKLYLSPIIDMFNGEIISYTMSENAKLKPVIDMLEQVERPIAKEKPVIMQSDQGWHYQMKLYQDTLHKKNIVPSMSRKGNCLDNAIIENFFGTLKCELFYLKKYNSINELKKEIKEYIHYYNHKRIRLNLNGMSPVSYRIHSLNST
- a CDS encoding transposase, whose amino-acid sequence is MKGKKKYSVLFRKEAVDQVIHDKRSVFKVGQDLGVDKSLIRKWVLLYQKHGIMGLMPISNREYPPAFKVKAIETMRKKSLSLLETCIQFNIRSPGSLVKWIALYDEKGSEGLARKQSEPKFPMAKRIKKPKTKEEELLKELASLRAENAYLKKLHALIQADKEKEEKRKSSRN